A region from the Natronocella acetinitrilica genome encodes:
- the recD gene encoding exodeoxyribonuclease V subunit alpha — protein MSGLLERIAVGVDEGRLRPLDRALADWCLRHGGTPAVALAMVLANRALEDGHTCLQIPEPGPALPGERPFMAADAFIEALTGSPLVGGPEAACPLILDQDRLYIERYWRYETRLAARLNTLAATPPAPVDVTGLLPGGADFDYSRVADGEPHWQAVAAFTAERHQLCVISGGPGTGKTYTVVRLMWRLIRAALQRGDAPPVIRLAAPTGKAAARMMESIRDGLTAMNLDAESQAACPQQASTLHRLLGFRQGSVRPRHDADNPLPADVVIVDEASMVDLPMMAKLAEALPDHCRLVLLGDRYQLASVESGSILAELCDAGGVNVYSPAQRQAGGELLATLPADTPSEPLPLRDHVVTLQTSHRFARDSGIGRLASLVNAGDVDGTIRLLQATHPDLAYSSDSSERALDALCDEQAQHYLQLQQVTDPAQALTLIEQRRLLTATRVGPSGSDQLNQRISARLAHHSGAFEPGQRDYHGRPVIITRNDYRAGLFNGDTGIMLRDAEGNLRVWFRAEQGLRRLLPSAIPHHETVYAMTVHKSQGSEFDHVTLLLPEGGSTSPTRELLYTGITRARQSLCLTAGEDAVREAVGRQTLRGSGLALRLQISSR, from the coding sequence GTGAGCGGGCTGCTGGAACGTATCGCCGTCGGCGTGGACGAGGGCCGCCTGCGGCCCCTGGACCGGGCCCTTGCCGACTGGTGCCTGCGCCATGGCGGAACACCGGCAGTGGCCCTGGCGATGGTGCTCGCCAACCGCGCCCTGGAGGATGGCCACACCTGCCTGCAGATACCAGAGCCCGGCCCCGCCCTGCCCGGGGAACGGCCGTTCATGGCTGCCGATGCGTTCATCGAAGCACTCACCGGCAGCCCGCTGGTGGGTGGGCCCGAGGCGGCCTGCCCGCTGATCCTTGATCAGGACAGGCTCTACATCGAGCGCTACTGGCGCTACGAGACACGTCTTGCGGCGCGACTCAACACCCTGGCTGCCACGCCGCCGGCCCCTGTGGATGTGACAGGGCTGCTGCCCGGCGGCGCTGACTTCGATTACAGCCGGGTTGCCGATGGCGAACCCCACTGGCAGGCGGTCGCCGCCTTTACGGCGGAGCGCCATCAGCTGTGCGTCATCTCCGGTGGGCCCGGCACCGGCAAGACCTATACGGTGGTGCGCCTCATGTGGCGACTGATCCGGGCTGCCCTGCAGCGGGGCGACGCACCACCGGTGATTCGTCTGGCTGCGCCTACCGGCAAGGCTGCCGCAAGAATGATGGAAAGCATCCGCGATGGTCTCACGGCCATGAACCTGGACGCCGAGTCACAGGCGGCCTGTCCACAGCAGGCCAGCACCCTGCATCGCCTGCTCGGCTTCAGGCAGGGCAGCGTGCGGCCGCGGCATGATGCGGACAATCCACTACCGGCGGATGTGGTCATCGTCGACGAGGCATCCATGGTGGATCTGCCCATGATGGCGAAACTGGCAGAGGCACTCCCGGACCATTGCCGCCTGGTCCTGCTGGGTGATCGTTATCAGCTTGCATCCGTGGAAAGCGGCTCGATCCTCGCCGAGCTCTGTGATGCCGGCGGCGTCAATGTCTACTCCCCGGCGCAGCGCCAGGCGGGCGGTGAATTGCTGGCGACACTGCCCGCCGACACCCCTTCCGAGCCACTGCCCCTGCGCGACCACGTGGTGACCCTGCAGACCAGCCATCGCTTCGCCCGGGACAGCGGTATCGGCCGCCTGGCCAGCCTGGTGAATGCCGGCGACGTGGACGGCACCATCAGACTGCTCCAGGCAACCCACCCGGACCTGGCGTATTCGTCGGATAGTTCGGAGCGGGCCCTGGATGCCCTGTGCGACGAGCAGGCACAACACTATCTCCAGCTACAGCAGGTCACGGACCCGGCGCAAGCACTGACCCTGATCGAACAGCGCCGCCTGCTCACTGCCACCCGAGTGGGCCCAAGCGGCAGCGACCAGCTCAACCAGCGCATCAGCGCAAGGCTGGCGCACCATTCCGGGGCCTTCGAACCAGGCCAGCGCGACTACCACGGCCGCCCCGTGATCATAACCCGCAACGATTATCGGGCCGGGCTGTTCAACGGTGACACCGGCATCATGCTGCGAGACGCCGAGGGCAACCTTCGCGTCTGGTTCCGGGCCGAGCAGGGCCTGCGCAGGCTACTGCCCTCGGCGATTCCGCACCATGAGACGGTGTACGCCATGACGGTGCACAAGTCCCAGGGCTCGGAGTTCGACCACGTCACCCTGCTGCTACCGGAGGGCGGCAGCACGTCTCCCACCCGGGAACTGCTGTACACCGGCATTACCCGTGCGAGGCAATCCCTCTGCCTGACAGCAGGCGAGGACGCCGTGCGCGAGGCGGTGGGTCGGCAGACACTGCGCGGTTCCGGCCTGGCCCTGCGTTTGCAGATCTCGTCTAGGTAG
- the recB gene encoding exodeoxyribonuclease V subunit beta: MTAPRPFDAATMPLRGLHLIEASAGTGKTYSLAGLYLRLLLEEQLTPRDILVMTFTRAATQELRERIRTRLARAAAIAAHGLDDDAHDAQFAEQLVQAAVARGEDRASVTRRLVQAAATMDEATITTIHGFSQRAVAENAFDSGLPFDRGKQVDDNSLWLEAARDYWRARTVNQPRDAVMAFTACWPGPASLYAELDPLLRKPASQLRLADADHIAQLAEQARNAWETDAGKLAALLEQAVDAGSFLGDSGLLKEINLPGNSVADMLDALRQGLFSQPDKPPLLPEWVQYLGDADSVAAQVRKRPDQSWFDPHLLPLCQALAPLQRMARGSALVDALRWVEVETLARKRARRQFSFNDMIMALHEAVHDPRIGPALSDALHRTWPWALVDEFQDTDPSQYDILRCIYARERERPGGLIMIGDPKQAIYRFRGGDVHAYLRAGHDADDCFTLPRNFRSTPAVLDAIEALFRQGGEQAFVIDGIRFHTVEPGRASGDRVYSIGTEPLPAMTVWTLPDREDGKPWPGNAAKPRLLHACIKTIADLLHGSGVGEVRCADGECRPIAPADIGILVNSNREATEAQAALAVHGIPAVCLHQDSVFDSRQAGELLQLLQAVANPLDEGLVRAALTCELFAHSMADLIALREDEDAWRAVIEEFQSAHERWHRNGPLDMLQPWLQGAAARLLGWSDGERRMTNWLHLADSLESAAAESFGMAGLIRWLEETMTTPADAESADARQLRLESDEDLVRISTVHKAKGLQYPVVFLPYAALLGSSGKPDVAPYFYHDHLGTPMAALSEQDDSAAQRSAIEEHRAEAMRLLYVALTRAEQALYLSWAPVGGAPDSALALLLHGMDGADAGAWGGKRKAPGWVSAETLGQRLEELQQRAPHAIQVDHLSPEPAGMQSMQPAQAELDRGARDDFPAPRQPWRVFSFSGLVSHASARPEPDQGAEDESHQSGETDPWGVEAEVMVSPAGPAFGTAVHDMLEELDFQSWPLPEPAMQPWIVERLRRHGLVVPDGADGKRLVDNIRRLLDATLTTALPGIGPLQAVEPPHRRSEMEFFLRLGGTNARAVTDCLAAHGYAINLAAERREQLLNGLMHGFIDLTVEADGRYWIIDYKTNLLGARRQDYAAPQLGIAVRAGHYDLQYLIYLVALHRYLQRGLPGYTPEQHLGGAQYLFVRGMNGINADEGVFVDRPSDALILELDALFDGGAAR; encoded by the coding sequence ATGACAGCACCTCGACCGTTCGACGCCGCAACCATGCCGCTACGCGGTCTGCACCTGATCGAGGCCAGCGCGGGCACCGGCAAGACATACAGCCTGGCCGGTCTCTACCTGCGCCTGCTGCTTGAAGAGCAACTGACACCGCGGGACATCCTGGTGATGACTTTTACCCGCGCGGCAACCCAGGAACTGCGCGAGCGTATCCGCACCCGACTGGCCCGGGCGGCGGCCATCGCCGCCCATGGCCTGGACGACGACGCCCACGACGCGCAGTTCGCCGAGCAACTGGTTCAGGCCGCGGTGGCAAGGGGGGAAGACCGGGCGTCGGTCACCCGACGCCTGGTGCAGGCAGCGGCGACCATGGATGAAGCCACCATCACCACCATTCACGGCTTCTCGCAGCGCGCGGTGGCGGAGAACGCGTTTGACAGCGGGCTGCCGTTCGACCGAGGCAAGCAGGTGGATGACAATTCCCTGTGGCTTGAGGCAGCGCGGGATTACTGGCGTGCGCGAACCGTGAACCAGCCCCGGGATGCGGTCATGGCCTTCACCGCCTGCTGGCCCGGCCCGGCGAGCCTGTATGCCGAGCTGGACCCCCTGCTCCGCAAACCGGCAAGCCAGCTCCGGCTCGCCGATGCCGACCACATCGCGCAACTCGCGGAGCAAGCCCGCAACGCCTGGGAAACGGATGCCGGCAAGCTGGCAGCCCTACTGGAGCAGGCAGTGGACGCGGGCAGCTTCCTTGGCGACAGCGGCCTGCTGAAGGAAATCAACCTGCCCGGCAACAGTGTGGCCGACATGCTGGACGCTCTGAGGCAGGGGCTGTTCAGCCAGCCCGACAAACCGCCCCTGCTGCCGGAGTGGGTGCAATACCTGGGCGATGCCGACAGCGTTGCCGCACAGGTACGCAAGCGGCCGGACCAAAGCTGGTTCGACCCGCACCTGCTGCCCCTGTGCCAGGCTCTTGCTCCACTCCAGCGGATGGCCCGGGGGAGTGCCCTGGTGGATGCCCTGCGCTGGGTTGAAGTCGAGACGCTGGCAAGAAAGCGGGCGCGGCGGCAGTTCAGCTTCAATGACATGATCATGGCCCTGCATGAAGCGGTGCATGACCCCCGCATCGGGCCGGCACTCAGCGACGCCCTGCACCGGACCTGGCCCTGGGCGCTGGTGGACGAATTCCAGGACACGGACCCGAGCCAGTACGACATTCTGCGCTGTATCTACGCCCGGGAACGGGAACGCCCGGGCGGTCTGATCATGATCGGCGATCCGAAGCAGGCCATCTACCGCTTTCGCGGCGGCGATGTGCACGCCTATCTGCGGGCCGGCCACGACGCCGACGACTGCTTCACCCTGCCCCGCAACTTCCGCTCCACCCCCGCCGTGCTGGACGCCATCGAGGCGCTGTTCCGGCAAGGCGGTGAGCAGGCTTTTGTGATAGACGGCATCCGCTTTCATACGGTGGAGCCGGGCCGAGCGTCCGGCGACCGCGTGTACAGCATCGGTACCGAACCACTGCCTGCCATGACCGTCTGGACCCTGCCCGACCGTGAGGACGGCAAGCCGTGGCCCGGCAACGCAGCCAAGCCAAGGCTCCTCCACGCCTGTATCAAGACCATTGCCGATCTGCTCCATGGCTCCGGGGTCGGCGAGGTGCGCTGTGCCGACGGCGAATGCCGACCCATCGCCCCCGCCGACATCGGCATCCTGGTGAACAGCAACCGGGAAGCAACGGAAGCCCAGGCGGCACTGGCCGTCCATGGCATTCCGGCGGTCTGCCTGCATCAGGACAGCGTTTTCGACAGCCGCCAGGCCGGCGAACTCCTGCAACTGCTGCAGGCCGTGGCCAATCCGCTGGACGAGGGACTGGTTCGTGCCGCCCTGACCTGCGAACTCTTCGCCCACAGCATGGCCGATCTCATTGCGCTGCGTGAGGACGAAGACGCCTGGCGTGCCGTCATCGAGGAGTTCCAGTCGGCCCATGAGCGCTGGCATCGAAACGGCCCGCTGGACATGCTGCAACCCTGGCTGCAGGGGGCCGCAGCCCGGCTGCTTGGCTGGTCCGACGGTGAGCGACGCATGACCAACTGGCTACACCTGGCCGACAGCCTGGAAAGTGCGGCGGCGGAGAGCTTCGGCATGGCCGGCCTGATCCGTTGGCTGGAGGAAACCATGACCACACCGGCGGACGCGGAGTCCGCCGATGCCAGGCAGCTGCGTCTGGAAAGCGACGAGGATCTGGTGCGGATCAGCACCGTCCACAAGGCCAAGGGGCTGCAATATCCCGTGGTGTTTCTCCCCTACGCAGCCCTGCTGGGCAGTAGCGGCAAGCCCGATGTGGCCCCCTACTTCTACCACGACCACCTGGGCACACCCATGGCGGCGCTGAGCGAGCAGGACGACAGCGCCGCACAACGAAGCGCCATCGAGGAACACCGTGCCGAGGCCATGCGCCTGCTCTACGTGGCCCTGACCCGGGCGGAGCAGGCACTGTATCTGTCCTGGGCACCTGTTGGCGGCGCCCCGGACAGCGCCCTCGCCCTGCTGCTGCACGGCATGGACGGCGCCGATGCCGGGGCCTGGGGCGGCAAGCGCAAGGCACCCGGCTGGGTCAGCGCGGAAACCCTGGGTCAGCGGCTGGAGGAATTACAGCAACGCGCACCCCACGCCATTCAGGTGGACCACCTGTCACCCGAGCCTGCGGGAATGCAGAGCATGCAGCCGGCACAGGCCGAACTTGATCGAGGGGCACGGGACGACTTCCCCGCCCCCCGGCAACCCTGGCGCGTGTTCAGCTTTTCAGGGCTGGTCAGTCACGCCAGTGCCCGACCGGAACCGGATCAGGGCGCCGAGGACGAGAGCCACCAGAGCGGCGAAACCGACCCCTGGGGCGTAGAGGCAGAAGTCATGGTGTCGCCAGCTGGACCGGCCTTCGGCACCGCCGTTCATGACATGCTGGAAGAGCTGGACTTCCAGTCCTGGCCGCTGCCGGAACCGGCGATGCAGCCCTGGATCGTGGAAAGGCTCCGCCGGCACGGCCTGGTGGTACCCGATGGCGCCGATGGCAAGCGCCTGGTGGACAATATCCGGCGACTGCTCGACGCCACGCTGACCACCGCCCTGCCCGGGATCGGCCCTTTGCAGGCGGTGGAGCCGCCGCACCGACGCAGTGAAATGGAATTCTTCCTGCGGCTCGGAGGCACCAACGCCCGCGCCGTCACCGATTGCCTTGCCGCCCATGGCTACGCCATCAACCTGGCAGCGGAACGCCGGGAGCAGTTGCTGAACGGCCTGATGCACGGCTTCATCGATCTGACCGTCGAGGCCGATGGGCGTTACTGGATCATCGACTACAAGACCAATCTGCTGGGCGCCCGTCGGCAGGACTATGCCGCCCCCCAACTCGGTATCGCCGTGCGGGCCGGGCACTACGATCTGCAGTATCTGATCTACCTGGTCGCACTGCATCGCTACCTGCAGCGCGGGCTGCCCGGCTACACACCGGAACAGCACCTGGGCGGCGCGCAGTATCTTTTTGTCCGGGGCATGAACGGCATCAACGCGGATGAGGGGGTGTTCGTGGACCGGCCATCCGACGCACTGATCCTGGAACTTGACGCCCTGTTCGATGGAGGAGCAGCACGGTGA